The Pseudolabrys sp. FHR47 genome contains a region encoding:
- a CDS encoding patatin-like phospholipase family protein: protein MVSGSFQRGARVATVGVLLALTLGGCASVYNQPLNAPTANPVGGLIRPAGAAEAAIPARSVSGDTVIGLAFSGGGTRAAAFAYGVLERMGKYQTRRQGPLLDQVGLVSGVSGGAIMAAYYGLKGPASLRDFRARYLTQDLMAQLDTSFSLGNISRALGGGVNTDNKLRDWFNANLFHDATFGDLGGRRPVTLINATDIYSRTPFLFSPPTFAAACSDITQYPLAAAVAASAAVPGAFAPVVIETYPDRCRTPLPAWVTAAAANPNASPQLQAYARAMTDIRSGRVKYVKLFDGGLIDNYGLSGITIMRAGQSTPYGPLRPDEAINLRRMMFLVVDAGQGPKGDWSTTLEGPSGKELVGAVVDVLVDSNARASYTAFEETMKAWRESIVKWRCGLNAGEAARLRGKSGSWNCRDLKFTIARISFDQLGPERAKVLNAVPTSFTLPAESIDTLTQAGGDALDGNAAFQAFLRDM, encoded by the coding sequence ATGGTGTCGGGTTCTTTTCAGCGCGGCGCACGGGTCGCGACCGTCGGCGTGCTTCTGGCATTGACGCTCGGCGGTTGCGCCAGCGTCTATAACCAGCCGTTGAATGCGCCGACAGCGAACCCGGTCGGCGGCCTCATCCGGCCGGCCGGCGCCGCCGAAGCTGCCATTCCCGCCCGCAGCGTGAGCGGGGACACAGTCATCGGTCTTGCCTTCTCCGGCGGCGGTACGCGCGCCGCGGCCTTTGCCTATGGCGTGCTCGAGCGCATGGGCAAATACCAGACCCGCCGGCAGGGCCCGCTGCTCGATCAAGTCGGATTGGTCTCCGGCGTGTCCGGCGGAGCGATCATGGCGGCCTATTACGGTCTCAAGGGTCCGGCGTCGCTGCGCGATTTCCGCGCTCGCTATCTGACACAGGATCTGATGGCGCAACTCGACACCAGCTTCAGCCTCGGAAACATCTCCCGTGCGCTCGGCGGCGGCGTCAACACCGACAACAAACTGCGCGACTGGTTCAACGCCAATTTGTTTCACGACGCGACCTTCGGCGATCTCGGCGGCCGCCGCCCGGTGACGCTGATCAACGCCACCGACATCTACAGCCGCACGCCGTTCCTGTTCTCGCCGCCGACCTTTGCTGCGGCGTGTAGCGACATCACGCAATATCCGCTCGCGGCGGCGGTGGCGGCGTCGGCGGCGGTGCCGGGCGCTTTCGCGCCGGTAGTGATCGAAACCTATCCCGACCGGTGCCGGACGCCGTTGCCCGCGTGGGTTACGGCCGCGGCCGCCAATCCGAATGCGTCGCCGCAATTGCAGGCCTATGCCCGCGCCATGACCGACATCCGCAGCGGGCGGGTCAAATACGTCAAGCTGTTCGACGGCGGGCTGATCGACAATTACGGATTGTCGGGCATCACCATCATGCGGGCCGGGCAATCGACGCCTTACGGCCCGCTGCGTCCGGATGAGGCGATCAATCTGCGTCGTATGATGTTTCTCGTCGTCGATGCCGGGCAGGGGCCGAAAGGCGACTGGTCGACGACACTCGAAGGGCCGTCTGGTAAGGAACTGGTCGGTGCCGTCGTCGATGTGCTGGTCGATTCGAATGCGCGGGCGAGCTACACCGCATTTGAAGAGACGATGAAGGCCTGGCGCGAGTCGATCGTGAAGTGGCGCTGCGGACTTAACGCGGGCGAGGCCGCGCGCCTGCGCGGCAAGAGCGGGTCGTGGAATTGCCGCGACCTCAAATTCACCATCGCGCGCATTTCGTTCGACCAACTGGGGCCGGAACGCGCCAAGGTGCTCAATGCCGTGCCGACGAGCTTCACGCTGCCGGCCGAAAGCATCGATACGCTGACGCAGGCCGGCGGCGATGCGCTCGACGGCAATGCGGCGTTTCAGGCCTTCCTGCGCGATATGTGA
- a CDS encoding acyltransferase family protein, whose amino-acid sequence MQHELQNGIHDGRVDWVDYAKGFCIIFVVMMHSTLGVEAATGQEGWLHHVVEFARPFRMPDFFLISGLFLAKVIDRDWRTYIDRKVVHFFYFYLLWTAIQFAFKAPGFIAEQGVMGVVHAYLMSFIEPFGTLWFIYLLPIFFIIVKLTKRVPWPAIWLIGAALEISQIHTGWMVPDEFASRFVYFYTGYVAARYVFEIAARAQAAPALAMAGLVIWGIGNGLLVKAGVASLPFYSLALGLIGAVAVVTISALLAQHDVFKPLRYCGRNSIVIYLAFFLPMAATRTVLLKTGIVTDIGTESVIVTAAGVIGALAIYWAVRWTPLKFLFERPAMFWLVPDKKKQEPRLAMQPAE is encoded by the coding sequence ATGCAGCACGAATTGCAAAATGGCATCCACGATGGGCGCGTCGACTGGGTCGACTACGCCAAAGGCTTCTGCATCATCTTCGTCGTGATGATGCATTCGACGCTCGGCGTCGAAGCCGCGACCGGCCAGGAGGGCTGGTTGCATCACGTCGTGGAATTCGCGCGGCCGTTCCGCATGCCGGACTTCTTCCTGATCTCGGGCCTGTTCCTCGCCAAGGTCATCGACCGCGACTGGCGCACCTATATCGACCGCAAGGTCGTTCACTTCTTCTATTTCTATCTGCTGTGGACCGCGATCCAGTTCGCCTTCAAGGCGCCGGGCTTCATCGCCGAACAGGGTGTCATGGGCGTGGTGCACGCCTATCTGATGTCCTTCATCGAACCCTTCGGCACTTTGTGGTTCATCTATCTGCTGCCGATCTTCTTCATCATCGTGAAGCTGACCAAGCGTGTGCCCTGGCCGGCGATCTGGCTGATCGGTGCGGCGCTGGAAATCTCGCAGATCCATACCGGCTGGATGGTGCCGGACGAGTTCGCCTCGCGTTTCGTCTATTTCTACACCGGCTATGTCGCCGCCCGTTACGTCTTCGAGATCGCCGCGCGCGCGCAGGCCGCGCCGGCGCTGGCCATGGCCGGCCTGGTGATCTGGGGTATCGGCAACGGCCTTCTGGTGAAAGCCGGCGTCGCATCGCTGCCATTCTATTCGCTGGCGCTCGGCCTCATCGGCGCGGTCGCTGTGGTCACCATCTCGGCGCTGCTGGCGCAGCACGATGTGTTCAAGCCGCTGCGCTACTGCGGCCGCAACTCGATCGTGATCTATCTCGCCTTCTTCCTGCCGATGGCCGCGACCCGCACCGTGCTGCTCAAGACCGGCATCGTCACGGACATCGGCACCGAGTCGGTGATCGTGACCGCCGCCGGCGTGATCGGCGCCCTGGCGATCTACTGGGCGGTACGCTGGACACCGCTGAAGTTCCTGTTCGAACGGCCGGCCATGTTCTGGCTGGTTCCGGACAAGAAAAAGCAGGAACCGCGCCTGGCCATGCAGCCGGCGGAGTAA
- a CDS encoding alpha/beta hydrolase: MTAATAAPFRASLGDMDPESSAYMALQPPPPTTPPTPEMAREGMRRARPFNQPDLPHVAMTREYSVPGKGGSIQVRYYRGVRTFPDEALPVQVYFHGGGWVIGDLDSHDWLCRAVANAANCAVVSVDYRLAPEHRFPAAFDDAVTATQWVAANAGMLNVDPARIFVGGDSAGGNLAAVVALALRDDAKVKLRAQILTYPIADLTFAYDERFEKGVALTNGGMRDFIGKYVPDVAQRRDWRCSPLFAQSLKGLPPALVILAGFDPLYDEGEAYAARLQSEGVAVTVKRFPGQMHGFVSRPKLLPKSLDAVADIAAFMEAHG, encoded by the coding sequence ATGACTGCTGCTACCGCCGCCCCGTTCCGCGCATCGCTCGGCGACATGGATCCGGAATCCAGTGCCTACATGGCCTTGCAGCCGCCTCCACCCACGACGCCGCCGACCCCGGAGATGGCGCGCGAGGGCATGCGCCGGGCGCGGCCGTTCAACCAGCCCGACCTGCCGCATGTGGCGATGACGCGCGAGTATTCCGTCCCCGGGAAAGGCGGTTCAATCCAGGTGCGCTATTATCGCGGCGTCCGCACTTTTCCCGATGAAGCGCTGCCCGTGCAGGTTTATTTCCACGGCGGCGGATGGGTGATCGGCGATCTCGACAGCCATGATTGGCTCTGCCGCGCCGTCGCCAATGCCGCCAACTGCGCCGTGGTCAGCGTCGATTATCGCCTCGCGCCGGAACACCGCTTTCCGGCGGCGTTCGACGATGCCGTCACCGCGACGCAATGGGTCGCCGCCAACGCAGGGATGCTGAATGTCGACCCGGCGCGCATCTTTGTCGGCGGCGACAGCGCCGGCGGCAATCTCGCCGCCGTCGTCGCGCTCGCACTGCGCGACGATGCCAAGGTGAAGTTACGCGCGCAAATTCTCACCTATCCGATTGCCGACCTGACCTTCGCCTATGACGAACGCTTCGAGAAGGGCGTGGCCCTGACCAATGGCGGCATGCGCGACTTCATCGGCAAATATGTGCCGGACGTCGCCCAGCGCCGCGACTGGCGCTGCTCGCCATTGTTCGCTCAAAGCCTCAAGGGCCTGCCGCCGGCGCTGGTGATCCTCGCCGGCTTCGACCCGCTCTACGACGAGGGCGAGGCCTACGCCGCGCGGCTCCAGTCGGAAGGCGTGGCGGTGACGGTGAAGCGCTTCCCCGGCCAGATGCACGGCTTCGTGTCGCGGCCGAAGCTGCTGCCGAAATCGCTCGACGCCGTAGCCGACATCGCGGCGTTCATGGAAGCACACGGGTAG
- a CDS encoding DUF2865 domain-containing protein has translation MAVAGKKLAFRAIVPTGALALVVLALPQPASAGFFERLFGGIGRAIEGPAAAVSDPVTSLIDHLGASQDTRVRPTNSGPAKAFCVRSCDGHYFPVLSHNGMSAAEACRSFCPATQTKLFTGSEIDYATASDGSRYADMPNAYAYRKKIASNCTCNGRTPFGLAHIDARTDPTLRPGDIVATETGLLAFTGKGGDRTNVAANFTPIQNYNGLSQAVRDKLSDTKIAAPTLVPGDITSSIPKAALDARAEVPPLRR, from the coding sequence ATGGCGGTTGCCGGTAAAAAGCTGGCGTTTCGGGCGATTGTCCCGACCGGAGCATTGGCTCTTGTCGTGCTGGCGCTACCGCAACCCGCTTCGGCCGGCTTTTTCGAACGGCTGTTCGGCGGCATCGGCCGCGCTATCGAAGGCCCCGCCGCCGCGGTCAGCGATCCCGTCACCAGCCTGATCGATCATCTCGGCGCCAGCCAGGACACCCGCGTGCGCCCGACGAATAGCGGTCCCGCCAAGGCGTTCTGCGTGCGCTCCTGCGACGGTCATTACTTCCCGGTGCTTTCGCATAACGGCATGAGCGCGGCGGAAGCCTGCCGGTCGTTCTGCCCGGCCACTCAGACCAAGCTCTTCACGGGCAGCGAAATCGATTATGCGACCGCGAGCGACGGCAGCCGCTACGCCGACATGCCGAACGCCTACGCCTATCGCAAGAAAATCGCCTCGAACTGTACCTGCAACGGCCGCACGCCGTTCGGCCTCGCCCATATCGACGCCAGGACGGATCCGACCTTGCGGCCCGGTGACATCGTCGCCACCGAAACCGGCCTGCTTGCCTTTACCGGCAAAGGTGGCGACCGCACCAATGTCGCCGCCAACTTCACGCCGATCCAGAACTACAACGGTCTGTCCCAGGCCGTGCGCGACAAGCTCAGCGACACCAAGATCGCGGCGCCGACGCTGGTGCCGGGCGACATCACCTCGTCGATCCCGAAGGCCGCGCTTGATGCCCGCGCCGAAGTGCCGCCGCTGCGCCGTTGA
- the polA gene encoding DNA polymerase I — MPTSKTSKSAPKSAAKPKAAAKADAAPTSPAARPLKKGDHVFLVDGSGYIFRAYHALPPLTRKSDGLQVNAVLGFCNMLWKLLAEMPADNKPTHLAVIFDKSEKTFRTDFYPDYKAHRPEAPEDLRPQFPLIRDAVRAFEIPCLEQAGYEADDLIATYARLACEAGATTTIVSSDKDLMQLVGNGVTMYDTMKDKRIGVAEVIEKFGVPPEKVIEAQALIGDTSDNVPGVPGIGPKTAAELIGQYGDLETLLARASEIKQAKRRENIIQFAEQARISKRLVTLDQNVPLDTDVAELAVHEPDYKNLIAFLKAMEFSTITRRIAEKTGIDASKIEADGKLSSIPPRNGEGGAAPAAPGGDLFDTPPTRPPAAATLPPAVGGISEQTPIFLAARRLERLRNATFDMGKYHVIDSVDALKALIVRALDTGTLAIKTETSALDPLQASLCGLAFAVAPNEAFYLPLGHRDAGEGDQSGLFAAKLSDGQIPERTALDILKPLLEDNCVTKIGHDIKRDRLVLGARGIDLGVTDDVMLISYVLDAGKGGHDTAALGSRYLDRMPSRFNEAKNKEKALFTPEATPIGRIATYAAEDADIILRLWHGLKPRMAAEHVTAVYETLERQMPAVLGRMESRGISIDRAVLAKLSNDFGKKQAALEEEINKIAGTPVNPGSPKQLGDILFGQLGLPGGSKTKTGQWSTTARELEELAEQGHKLPQVILDWRQVSKLRSTYTEALPNYVNPNTGRVHTSYALAATSTGRLSSSEPNLQNIPIRTEEGRKIRKAFVAAPGMKLVSADYSQIELRLLAEVANVPTLRQAFKDGIDIHAMTASEMFGVPVKDMPGEVRRRAKAINFGIIYGISAFGLANQLGIERSEAGEYIKKYFERFPGIRDYMDETKEYCRIHGYVLTLFGRKCHYPDIKASNPSLRAFNERAAINARLQGSAADIIRRAMMRMEGELALAKLNAKMLLQVHDELIFEVPEKEVADTLPIIKDVMESAPHPAVAMNVPLQVEARAADNWDEAH; from the coding sequence ATGCCGACATCCAAGACATCAAAATCCGCCCCGAAATCTGCCGCCAAACCGAAGGCGGCGGCCAAAGCCGACGCCGCGCCGACAAGCCCGGCCGCACGGCCGCTGAAAAAGGGCGACCACGTTTTCCTGGTCGACGGTTCGGGCTACATTTTCCGCGCCTATCACGCGCTGCCGCCCCTGACCCGCAAGTCCGACGGCCTGCAGGTCAATGCCGTGCTCGGCTTCTGCAACATGCTGTGGAAGCTGCTGGCCGAAATGCCGGCCGACAACAAGCCGACGCATCTCGCCGTCATCTTCGACAAATCCGAGAAGACCTTCCGCACCGATTTCTATCCCGACTACAAGGCGCACCGCCCGGAAGCGCCGGAAGACCTGCGGCCGCAATTCCCGCTGATCCGCGACGCTGTGCGCGCTTTCGAGATTCCCTGCCTCGAACAGGCCGGCTACGAGGCCGACGACCTGATCGCCACCTATGCGCGGCTCGCCTGCGAGGCCGGCGCAACCACCACCATCGTCTCCTCCGACAAGGATCTGATGCAGCTCGTCGGCAATGGCGTGACGATGTACGACACGATGAAGGACAAGCGCATCGGCGTGGCCGAGGTGATCGAGAAATTCGGCGTGCCGCCGGAAAAGGTGATCGAGGCGCAGGCGCTGATCGGCGACACCTCCGACAACGTGCCGGGCGTTCCCGGCATCGGCCCGAAAACCGCCGCCGAACTGATCGGCCAGTATGGCGACCTCGAAACGCTGCTGGCGCGCGCTTCTGAGATCAAGCAGGCCAAGCGCCGCGAGAACATCATCCAGTTCGCCGAGCAGGCGCGCATTTCCAAGCGGCTGGTTACGCTCGACCAGAATGTTCCGCTCGACACCGATGTCGCCGAACTCGCCGTGCACGAGCCGGACTACAAGAACCTTATCGCTTTTCTCAAGGCGATGGAGTTCTCCACCATCACCCGCCGTATCGCCGAGAAGACGGGCATTGATGCCTCGAAGATCGAGGCTGACGGCAAGCTCTCTTCCATCCCTCCCCGGAACGGGGAGGGTGGCGCCGCGCCAGCGGCGCCGGGTGGGGACTTGTTCGACACGCCCCCCACCCGGCCGCCTGCGGCGGCCACCCTCCCCCCTGCGGTGGGAGGGATAAGCGAGCAAACCCCCATTTTCCTCGCTGCCCGCCGTCTCGAGCGGCTGCGCAACGCGACCTTCGACATGGGCAAGTACCACGTCATCGACTCGGTCGATGCGCTCAAGGCGCTGATCGTGCGCGCCCTCGACACCGGCACGCTGGCCATCAAGACCGAGACCAGCGCTCTCGATCCGTTGCAGGCCTCGCTCTGCGGCCTTGCCTTCGCCGTCGCACCCAATGAGGCGTTCTATCTGCCGCTCGGCCATCGCGATGCCGGCGAAGGCGACCAGTCCGGCCTGTTCGCCGCCAAGCTCAGCGACGGCCAGATTCCCGAACGCACCGCGCTCGATATCCTCAAGCCGCTGCTGGAAGACAACTGCGTCACCAAGATCGGCCATGACATCAAGCGCGACCGGCTGGTGCTCGGCGCCCGCGGTATTGATCTCGGCGTCACCGACGACGTGATGCTAATCTCCTACGTGCTCGATGCCGGCAAGGGCGGACACGATACGGCAGCGCTCGGTAGCCGCTATCTCGACCGCATGCCGTCGCGCTTCAACGAGGCCAAGAACAAGGAGAAAGCCCTGTTCACGCCGGAGGCGACGCCGATCGGCCGCATAGCGACCTACGCCGCCGAGGACGCCGACATCATCCTGCGCCTGTGGCATGGCCTCAAGCCGCGCATGGCCGCCGAACACGTCACCGCCGTCTATGAGACCTTGGAGCGGCAGATGCCGGCCGTGCTCGGCCGCATGGAAAGCCGCGGCATTTCCATCGACCGCGCGGTGCTGGCAAAACTGTCCAACGACTTCGGCAAGAAGCAGGCCGCGCTCGAGGAAGAAATCAACAAGATCGCCGGCACGCCGGTGAACCCCGGCTCGCCCAAGCAGCTCGGCGACATCCTGTTCGGCCAGCTCGGCCTGCCCGGCGGCTCTAAGACCAAGACCGGCCAGTGGTCGACCACCGCGCGCGAACTCGAAGAACTCGCCGAGCAGGGCCACAAGCTGCCGCAGGTCATTCTCGACTGGCGCCAGGTGTCCAAGCTGCGCTCGACCTACACCGAGGCGCTGCCGAACTACGTCAATCCGAACACCGGCCGCGTGCACACTTCATATGCGCTCGCCGCCACCTCGACCGGACGCCTGTCATCGTCCGAGCCGAATTTGCAGAACATCCCGATCCGCACCGAGGAAGGCCGCAAGATCCGCAAGGCCTTCGTCGCCGCGCCGGGCATGAAACTGGTGTCGGCCGACTACTCTCAAATCGAACTCCGCCTGCTCGCCGAGGTCGCCAACGTGCCGACGTTGCGGCAGGCCTTCAAGGACGGCATCGATATTCATGCGATGACGGCATCGGAAATGTTCGGCGTGCCGGTGAAAGACATGCCCGGCGAAGTGCGCCGCCGGGCGAAGGCCATCAACTTCGGCATCATCTACGGCATCTCGGCGTTCGGCTTGGCCAACCAGCTTGGCATCGAGCGCAGCGAAGCCGGCGAGTACATCAAGAAGTATTTCGAACGCTTCCCCGGCATCCGCGACTATATGGATGAGACCAAAGAGTACTGCCGCATCCACGGCTATGTGCTCACTTTGTTCGGCCGCAAGTGCCACTACCCGGACATCAAGGCATCGAACCCGTCGCTGCGCGCCTTCAACGAGCGCGCCGCCATCAATGCGCGCTTGCAGGGGTCGGCCGCCGACATCATCCGCCGCGCCATGATGCGCATGGAGGGCGAACTCGCTTTGGCCAAGCTCAACGCCAAGATGCTGCTGCAGGTGCACGACGAACTGATCTTCGAGGTGCCCGAGAAGGAAGTCGCCGACACGCTGCCGATCATCAAGGACGTCATGGAGAGCGCGCCGCATCCGGCGGTAGCGATGAACGTGCCGTTGCAGGTCGAGGCGCGCGCGGCGGACAACTGGGACGAGGCGCATTGA
- a CDS encoding 4-hydroxyproline epimerase — translation MARNTFFCIDAHTCGNPVRVVAGGGPLLPHVPMLDKREIFIRDHDWVRRALMFEPRGHDVMSGSILYPSTRDDCDVGVLYIEVSGCLPMCGHGTIGTVTVAIEEGLVTPREPGKLAIEAPAGRVAIEYTQNGRFVDQVRLFNIASYLHATDVEIDVPTLGRIKLDVAYGGNYYAIIEPQANWSGLDGMPVSEIQRLSPIVRKLAQEKVAPVHPEDSRIRDVTHVQWTDKPRQARAHARNAVFYGDKAIDRSPCGTGSSARMAQLAGKGKLKTGQEFIHESIIGTMFDCRVEAEATVGNHRAIRPSVAGWAQVIGHNTIFVDDRDPLAHGFQVA, via the coding sequence ATGGCGCGTAATACCTTCTTCTGCATCGACGCCCACACCTGCGGCAATCCGGTGCGCGTCGTCGCCGGCGGCGGGCCGCTGCTGCCGCATGTGCCGATGCTCGACAAGCGCGAGATCTTCATTCGCGACCACGACTGGGTGCGGCGCGCGCTGATGTTCGAGCCGCGCGGCCACGATGTCATGTCCGGCTCGATCCTCTATCCCTCGACGCGCGACGACTGCGACGTCGGCGTCTTGTACATCGAAGTGTCGGGCTGTCTGCCGATGTGCGGCCACGGCACCATCGGCACCGTGACGGTGGCGATCGAGGAAGGCCTCGTTACGCCGCGCGAACCGGGCAAGCTGGCCATCGAAGCGCCGGCCGGCCGTGTCGCCATCGAATACACGCAGAACGGCCGTTTCGTCGATCAGGTGCGCCTGTTCAACATTGCCAGCTATCTGCACGCCACCGATGTCGAAATCGACGTGCCGACGTTGGGGCGCATCAAGCTCGACGTTGCTTACGGCGGCAACTACTACGCCATCATTGAGCCGCAGGCGAACTGGTCCGGCCTCGACGGCATGCCGGTCAGCGAGATCCAGCGTCTGTCGCCCATCGTCCGCAAACTGGCGCAGGAGAAGGTCGCGCCGGTGCATCCCGAGGATTCGCGCATTCGCGACGTCACCCATGTGCAGTGGACCGACAAACCGCGCCAAGCGCGCGCCCATGCCCGCAACGCCGTGTTCTATGGCGACAAGGCCATCGACCGCTCGCCTTGCGGCACTGGCTCGTCGGCACGCATGGCGCAGCTCGCCGGCAAAGGGAAACTGAAGACCGGCCAGGAGTTCATCCACGAGAGCATCATCGGCACGATGTTCGATTGCCGCGTTGAAGCCGAGGCCACGGTCGGCAATCACCGCGCCATCCGCCCCAGCGTCGCCGGCTGGGCCCAGGTCATTGGCCACAACACGATCTTCGTCGACGATCGCGACCCGCTCGCCCACGGCTTCCAAGTGGCCTGA
- a CDS encoding LysE family translocator, with translation MPNGATLIAFAAVALAMVLTPGPNMIYLISRSITQGAGAGLVSLAGVALGFVFYMLCAAFGITALIFAVPYAYDALRLAGAAYLAWLAWQALKPGGKSPFQVHKLPVDSPRRLFLMGFLTNLLNPKIAMLYLALLPQFIDPAQSVLTQSIVLGAVQIAVSVTVNSMIAIAAGSIATFLAARPLWLLAQRWLMGTVLGALAVRMVLEERR, from the coding sequence ATGCCCAACGGAGCGACGCTGATTGCTTTCGCCGCCGTCGCGCTGGCCATGGTGCTGACGCCCGGGCCGAACATGATCTACCTGATCTCGCGCTCGATCACGCAGGGCGCGGGGGCGGGGCTGGTGTCGCTGGCCGGCGTCGCGCTCGGCTTCGTCTTCTACATGCTGTGCGCCGCCTTCGGCATCACCGCGCTGATCTTTGCCGTGCCCTATGCCTATGACGCGCTGCGCCTGGCCGGCGCGGCCTATCTCGCGTGGCTCGCGTGGCAGGCGCTGAAGCCGGGCGGTAAATCGCCGTTCCAGGTGCACAAGCTGCCGGTCGACAGCCCACGGCGGCTGTTCCTCATGGGCTTCCTCACCAATCTGCTCAATCCGAAGATCGCGATGCTCTATCTTGCGCTGCTGCCGCAGTTCATCGACCCGGCGCAGAGCGTGCTGACGCAGTCGATCGTGCTCGGCGCAGTGCAGATCGCGGTCAGCGTCACCGTCAATTCCATGATCGCCATCGCCGCCGGATCGATCGCCACCTTCCTCGCCGCGCGGCCGCTCTGGCTGCTGGCGCAGCGCTGGCTGATGGGTACCGTGCTCGGCGCGCTCGCGGTGCGCATGGTGCTGGAAGAGCGGCGGTAG
- a CDS encoding lytic murein transglycosylase: MIINSGQAMMRRMALVLAATFALTAFGATGTAQAAPRCVNTHDFSKWLADFKKDALAHGISRETLNAASPEMFFDESVIKRDSGQGVFQLTFIQFSNRLLGGKRIPNGLAKIQEHRALFNRIEKTYGVPAEVITAVWGLESDYGALFGKFKILPALTTLAYDCRRGDKFREELIDALKIIQRGDKTVDQMTGNWAGEFGGMQFTPSNYIKYGVDFDGDGHRDLVNSTADTLASAANYLHSIGWRRGEPWLQEVTVPDEMPWQEADIDTQHPRSQWVAWGVKAAHGAPLPRDNMPASLILPMGRKGPAFLSYQNFHVFTDWNASFVYATTVAYFATRLGGAPPVNESGARDIKPITTEQMMELQRQLAKRGLDVGEVDGRLGAGTRKAVATMQVKYGMPADAWPTEELIARLQSERNPAPVAPLARQPGTESKAVARPTAAPAPVTAAPVASAPVQPEAETPRPKPSRAATFEQAPRPAAIAPPPREKITVRVWTVQGCLTLRMSPEKAREYRRC; this comes from the coding sequence ATGATCATCAACAGCGGACAGGCAATGATGCGGCGAATGGCGCTGGTCTTGGCGGCCACCTTTGCTCTTACGGCCTTTGGCGCCACCGGCACCGCGCAGGCCGCGCCTCGCTGCGTCAACACCCACGACTTCAGCAAGTGGCTCGCCGACTTCAAGAAGGACGCGCTGGCGCATGGCATCTCGCGCGAGACGCTGAATGCCGCCTCGCCCGAAATGTTCTTCGATGAATCGGTCATCAAGCGCGATTCCGGTCAAGGCGTTTTCCAGCTCACCTTCATCCAGTTCTCGAATCGGCTGCTCGGCGGCAAGCGCATTCCAAATGGCCTGGCGAAGATCCAGGAGCATCGTGCCCTGTTCAATCGCATTGAGAAGACCTACGGCGTGCCGGCCGAAGTCATCACCGCGGTGTGGGGCCTCGAGAGCGATTACGGCGCGCTGTTCGGCAAGTTCAAAATCCTGCCGGCACTGACCACCCTCGCCTATGACTGCCGGCGCGGCGACAAATTCCGCGAAGAACTGATCGACGCGCTCAAGATCATCCAGCGCGGCGACAAGACCGTCGATCAGATGACCGGCAACTGGGCCGGCGAATTCGGCGGCATGCAGTTCACGCCATCGAATTACATCAAGTACGGCGTCGATTTCGACGGCGACGGCCACCGCGACCTGGTCAACAGCACGGCCGATACTCTGGCTTCGGCGGCGAATTATTTGCACTCGATCGGCTGGCGCCGCGGCGAGCCGTGGCTGCAGGAAGTCACGGTGCCGGACGAAATGCCGTGGCAGGAAGCCGACATCGACACGCAACATCCGCGCTCGCAATGGGTCGCGTGGGGTGTGAAGGCCGCGCATGGCGCGCCGCTACCGCGCGACAACATGCCGGCCTCGCTGATCCTGCCGATGGGCCGCAAGGGTCCTGCGTTCCTCAGCTATCAGAACTTCCACGTCTTCACCGACTGGAACGCGTCCTTCGTCTACGCCACCACGGTCGCCTATTTCGCCACGCGCCTCGGCGGCGCGCCGCCGGTCAATGAATCCGGCGCGCGCGACATCAAGCCGATCACCACCGAACAGATGATGGAATTGCAGCGCCAGCTCGCCAAGCGCGGGCTCGATGTCGGCGAGGTCGACGGCCGCCTCGGTGCCGGCACGCGCAAGGCGGTCGCCACCATGCAGGTCAAATACGGCATGCCGGCCGACGCATGGCCAACCGAAGAATTGATCGCACGCCTGCAGAGCGAGCGAAATCCCGCCCCGGTGGCGCCGCTCGCCCGGCAGCCCGGAACCGAATCCAAGGCCGTAGCCCGCCCCACAGCGGCGCCAGCGCCCGTCACGGCCGCGCCGGTGGCGAGCGCCCCTGTCCAGCCGGAGGCCGAAACGCCGCGGCCGAAGCCGAGCCGCGCCGCCACCTTCGAGCAGGCCCCGCGGCCGGCCGCGATTGCCCCGCCGCCGCGCGAGAAGATCACCGTGCGGGTGTGGACCGTGCAGGGCTGCCTCACCTTGCGCATGTCGCCGGAAAAAGCCCGCGAATATCGCCGTTGCTGA